The following coding sequences are from one Thermodesulfobacteriota bacterium window:
- a CDS encoding glutamine synthetase family protein, with protein MKCKTAADVKKIVKEKNVSFIQYWFTDVLGRLKSFAITPDELDEGMEEGMGFDGSSIEGFCRIHESDMIAKPDPTTFQFVPWRGENDRPVARMFCDVLTPHGEPYEGDPRYVFKRLLAQVAKKGYSFFLGPELEYFYFADNTGTKILDKAGYFDARPTDMGGDLRRQTIFALQSMGIRVEYSHHEVAPSQHEIDLRYAEGLTMADITMTYRLVVKEIAHKNGVHATFMPKPMFGENGSGMHVHQSLWKNGKNAFYSAKDKYHLSETGKHYIAGILKHAPEIISVTNQWVNSYKRLVPGYEAPVYVSWANRNRSAMVRVPMYKPGKEAATRMEFRAPDPSCNPYLAFSVMLGAGLKGIENKYPLPEPIEEDIFEMSPEERAEKGITELPGNLYAAIKETEKSELVRDILGEHIFNKFLENKKVEWDRYRTHVSQFELEEYLPKL; from the coding sequence ATGAAATGCAAAACAGCAGCCGATGTAAAAAAAATCGTCAAGGAAAAAAATGTCAGCTTTATCCAGTACTGGTTCACCGACGTGCTGGGGCGGTTGAAAAGCTTCGCCATTACCCCGGATGAGCTGGATGAAGGCATGGAGGAAGGCATGGGCTTTGACGGGTCATCCATCGAGGGCTTCTGCCGGATTCACGAAAGCGACATGATCGCCAAGCCCGATCCCACCACCTTTCAGTTCGTTCCCTGGCGGGGAGAAAACGACCGGCCGGTGGCCCGCATGTTCTGCGATGTTCTTACCCCGCACGGCGAACCGTACGAGGGTGATCCGCGCTATGTTTTCAAGCGTCTTCTGGCCCAGGTGGCCAAGAAAGGGTACTCCTTTTTCCTGGGTCCGGAGCTGGAGTATTTTTATTTCGCCGACAACACCGGCACCAAAATTCTGGACAAAGCCGGCTACTTTGATGCCCGCCCGACGGACATGGGCGGTGATCTGCGGCGCCAGACCATCTTCGCCCTCCAGTCCATGGGCATCCGGGTGGAATACAGCCATCACGAGGTGGCCCCCAGCCAGCACGAAATCGACCTGCGCTATGCCGAAGGGCTGACCATGGCCGATATCACCATGACCTACCGGCTGGTGGTCAAGGAAATCGCGCATAAAAACGGCGTTCACGCCACCTTCATGCCCAAGCCGATGTTCGGTGAAAATGGCAGCGGCATGCACGTTCACCAGTCTCTGTGGAAAAACGGCAAGAACGCATTTTACAGCGCCAAGGACAAATACCATCTGTCCGAAACGGGCAAGCACTATATCGCCGGTATCCTGAAACACGCGCCCGAAATTATCTCCGTGACCAACCAGTGGGTCAACTCTTACAAACGCCTGGTGCCGGGATATGAAGCCCCGGTGTATGTCTCCTGGGCCAACCGCAACCGCTCGGCCATGGTCCGGGTGCCCATGTATAAACCCGGCAAAGAAGCGGCCACCCGCATGGAATTCCGGGCGCCCGACCCCTCCTGCAACCCCTACCTGGCCTTCTCGGTCATGCTGGGCGCGGGCCTGAAGGGCATCGAGAACAAGTATCCCCTGCCGGAACCCATTGAAGAGGATATTTTCGAAATGTCCCCGGAAGAGCGGGCCGAAAAAGGCATCACCGAACTGCCGGGCAACCTCTATGCCGCCATCAAGGAAACGGAGAAGAGTGAGCTGGTTCGGGATATCCTGGGCGAACACATATTCAACAAGTTCCTTGAAAACAAAAAAGTGGAATGGGATCGCTACCGGACCCATGTCAGCCAGTTTGAGTTAGAGGAATACCTGCCGAAACTGTAG
- a CDS encoding glutamate synthase, translated as MCRLFAITSETPLSPIVALEALDVMREGHDGSGVGLFLRDLGGPFEKIKNSPVLSGIFTADGLRRLDHFMMDIGFLTKHKISIKIPKAQPQGIPRRDVYLIRAYEYPDEWDKLTWEETQNRLTRIRLQLVEMGSEKEDMVVFSFWPDVIMIKEIGDPLTVARYLDLDREELHARVIMAQGRQNTNYAINLYACHPFFLHGYATMTNGENTAFVPIKEYLMSRGFDGYSGFYSDSEVFTHILHYTMERLGLGIDAYKHIITPLQDEDIARHPSAALLKQLKQTCRRLIIDGPNCTIGCLPDHSLFMAQDRKKLRPGVVGGYPGRYAFSSEICGLDAVLPYRDKSRDIQPMHLDTALVGPDRKEIQLCRQTEALDLPN; from the coding sequence ATGTGCCGGTTATTCGCCATCACCAGTGAAACCCCGCTGTCCCCTATCGTGGCGCTGGAAGCGCTGGACGTCATGAGGGAGGGCCACGACGGCTCCGGCGTCGGCCTTTTTTTACGGGACCTCGGCGGGCCGTTTGAAAAAATCAAAAACTCCCCGGTGCTGTCGGGTATCTTCACCGCCGACGGCCTGCGCCGGCTGGACCATTTTATGATGGACATCGGCTTTCTGACCAAGCATAAAATATCCATCAAGATTCCCAAAGCCCAGCCCCAGGGAATCCCCCGGCGTGACGTGTACCTGATCCGGGCCTATGAATATCCCGATGAGTGGGATAAATTGACCTGGGAGGAGACCCAGAACCGGCTGACCCGGATCCGGCTGCAGCTGGTGGAAATGGGCAGTGAAAAAGAGGACATGGTGGTCTTTTCCTTCTGGCCGGACGTGATCATGATCAAGGAAATCGGCGACCCCCTGACCGTGGCCCGGTACCTGGACCTTGACCGGGAGGAACTGCACGCCCGGGTAATCATGGCCCAGGGACGGCAGAACACCAACTATGCCATCAACCTGTATGCCTGCCACCCCTTTTTCCTGCACGGGTACGCCACCATGACCAACGGTGAGAACACCGCCTTTGTCCCCATCAAGGAATATTTGATGTCCCGGGGGTTTGACGGTTATTCGGGTTTTTATTCCGACTCCGAGGTCTTTACCCATATCCTGCACTACACCATGGAAAGGCTCGGCCTGGGGATAGACGCCTACAAGCATATCATCACCCCCCTGCAGGACGAGGACATCGCGCGGCATCCCAGCGCCGCCCTGCTGAAGCAGTTGAAACAAACCTGCCGCCGGCTGATCATCGACGGCCCCAACTGCACCATCGGCTGCCTGCCGGACCACTCCCTGTTCATGGCCCAGGACAGGAAAAAACTGCGCCCGGGCGTGGTCGGAGGGTACCCCGGCCGATACGCTTTTTCTTCGGAAATCTGCGGCCTTGACGCCGTTCTGCCCTACCGGGATAAAAGCCGGGACATTCAACCCATGCATTTGGATACCGCCCTGGTGGGACCGGATCGCAAGGAGATTCAATTATGTCGTCAAACGGAAGCATTGGACCTTCCCAATTAA
- a CDS encoding glutamate synthase-related protein, producing MSSNGSIGPSQLSIKDLPWQIVWDKEKCALCGKCTAVCPVRALELGVFQKRAITPVIDIRQASASSFSVYYGIRQKTAPENACIGCGMCSLVCPNDAILPVRGDEADKLVFHINQGGAPRRRGGRRNAPGGILDRIKFIRISMLTDPALDAGRHEFEFRTLLGRVLTPEENLRHLKENGWIPPVREIYPLIIGGMSFGALSPPMWEGLQMGVAYLNEEMHMPVRMCTGEGGCPPRLLRSRFLQYVILQIASGYFGWDEIIHAIPEMKVDPCAVEIKYGQGAKPGDGGLLMWNKVNKLIAAIRGVPEGVNLPSPPTHQTKYSIEEAVAKMIQSMYMAWGFRVPVYPKISATSTTLAVLNNLTRNTYAAGLAIDGEDGGTGAAYNVSLNTMGHPIASNIRDCYQNLVRLGMQNELPLFAGGGVGKSGNLAANAAALIMLGASGVQTGKYIMQAAAGCLGSESDRCNICNVGLCPKGITSQDPRLYRRLDAEQVAQRVVDVFVSFDTEFKKIIAPLGRSTSLPIGMSDALGIDDQAAAERLQIKYVV from the coding sequence ATGTCGTCAAACGGAAGCATTGGACCTTCCCAATTAAGCATCAAGGACCTGCCCTGGCAGATCGTATGGGACAAGGAAAAGTGCGCCCTCTGCGGCAAGTGCACGGCCGTCTGCCCGGTCCGCGCCCTGGAGCTGGGCGTGTTTCAGAAGCGGGCCATCACGCCGGTCATCGATATCCGCCAGGCCTCGGCCAGCAGCTTTTCCGTCTACTACGGCATCCGCCAGAAGACGGCCCCGGAAAACGCCTGTATCGGCTGCGGCATGTGCAGCCTGGTCTGTCCCAATGACGCCATCCTGCCGGTTCGCGGTGACGAGGCCGACAAGCTGGTCTTTCACATCAATCAGGGCGGGGCGCCCCGGCGACGCGGCGGCCGCCGCAACGCGCCCGGCGGCATTCTGGACCGCATCAAGTTCATCCGCATTTCCATGCTGACCGACCCGGCCCTGGATGCCGGCCGCCACGAATTTGAATTCCGCACCCTGCTGGGACGGGTGCTGACGCCGGAAGAGAACCTGCGTCATCTGAAAGAAAACGGCTGGATTCCGCCGGTCCGGGAAATCTATCCCCTGATCATCGGCGGCATGTCCTTCGGCGCCCTCTCGCCGCCCATGTGGGAAGGCCTGCAGATGGGCGTAGCCTACCTGAATGAGGAAATGCACATGCCGGTGCGCATGTGTACCGGTGAAGGCGGCTGCCCGCCCCGGCTGCTGCGCAGCCGTTTCCTGCAGTATGTCATCCTGCAGATCGCCAGCGGCTACTTCGGCTGGGACGAGATCATTCACGCCATTCCGGAAATGAAGGTCGATCCCTGCGCCGTGGAAATCAAGTACGGCCAGGGCGCCAAGCCCGGCGACGGCGGCCTGCTCATGTGGAACAAGGTCAACAAACTCATCGCCGCCATCCGCGGCGTTCCGGAAGGCGTCAACCTGCCCAGCCCGCCCACCCACCAGACCAAATACTCCATCGAGGAGGCGGTGGCCAAAATGATCCAGTCCATGTACATGGCCTGGGGCTTCCGGGTGCCGGTGTATCCGAAAATTTCGGCCACCTCCACCACCCTGGCGGTGCTCAACAACCTGACCCGGAACACCTACGCCGCCGGCCTGGCCATCGACGGTGAAGACGGCGGCACCGGCGCGGCTTACAACGTGTCCTTGAACACCATGGGTCATCCCATCGCCAGCAACATCCGGGACTGCTACCAGAACCTGGTACGGCTGGGCATGCAGAACGAACTGCCCCTGTTCGCCGGCGGTGGCGTCGGCAAGAGCGGCAACCTGGCGGCCAACGCCGCCGCCCTGATCATGCTCGGCGCCAGCGGGGTCCAGACCGGCAAATACATCATGCAGGCCGCCGCCGGGTGCCTCGGCTCCGAGTCCGACCGCTGCAATATCTGCAACGTCGGCCTCTGCCCCAAGGGCATCACCTCCCAGGATCCCCGGCTGTACCGCCGCCTGGACGCGGAGCAGGTGGCCCAGCGAGTGGTGGACGTATTCGTCAGCTTTGATACGGAATTTAAAAAAATAATCGCGCCCCTGGGACGGTCCACCTCGCTTCCCATCGGCATGTCCGATGCGCTGGGCATCGACGACCAGGCGGCGGCGGAACGGTTGCAGATCAAATATGTGGTGTAG
- a CDS encoding FAD-dependent oxidoreductase — protein sequence MSSPGFYLISGKDNGIRIESRVMEERLQQAVERGERRIAVEAFGQHGIGGRLWKAGSEPVRVKITGQAGQRAGAMGFPNTFIEIMGPASDDVGWLNAGATIVVHGQAGNGVANAMAQGKIYVAGNIGSRGMTMTKHNPRFAPPELWVLGSVGDYFGEFMAGGIAVVCGVDPQTPDNVLGYRPLVGMVGGSVYFRGPHGGYSAADADIRAPSDEDWRWLCENMAAFLSSINRANLLERLTVRDEWQLLTARGPGEKKTSSPRSMADFRSGTWDRELGKGGLIGDLTTIARDPIPLITTGVMRRYVPVWENRRFRAPCQAACPAGIPVQERWRMIRDGRMDEAVELALDYTPFPASVCGYLCPNLCMDGCTRTSSLMKPVDVSLLGRASIKAVTPAPAPKTGRRIAVIGGGPAGISVAWQLNRQGHEAVIYDTEKVLGGKMTAVIPESRIPGDVLAAEIDRVRQVIPQVHLQRKLTKKQIEQIKKESDYVVLATGAWKPRSIPVPGKERLITALNFLADARSGKQKPGKRVVIIGAGNVGCDVATEAHRLGAEQITLIDVQQPASFGKEREAAEAIGARFRWPCFTKEITAGGVVLDSGELIPADTVVISIGDAPETDFLPASVTLAGGFIRVDDYYRTSDEKIFAIGDMVKPGLLTDAIGAGRRTAETINALLAGKTPAAVDNRPTIDKRRVHLAYFDPRLSSFTDTGQCGSQCASCGDCRDCGICVAVCPRAAISRKETLDETGYAYVVDENLCIGCGFCAGACPCGVWGMTANEPLDM from the coding sequence ATGAGCAGTCCTGGTTTTTATCTTATCTCCGGGAAGGATAACGGTATCCGTATCGAATCCCGGGTTATGGAAGAACGCTTGCAGCAGGCGGTGGAGCGGGGCGAGCGGCGGATCGCCGTGGAGGCCTTCGGTCAGCACGGCATCGGCGGACGCCTGTGGAAGGCGGGCAGCGAACCGGTCCGGGTGAAAATCACCGGCCAGGCCGGCCAGCGGGCCGGCGCCATGGGGTTTCCCAACACCTTTATCGAGATCATGGGGCCCGCTTCCGACGACGTCGGCTGGCTGAACGCCGGCGCGACCATTGTCGTCCACGGTCAGGCCGGAAACGGCGTAGCCAACGCCATGGCCCAGGGGAAAATTTACGTGGCCGGCAATATCGGTTCCCGGGGCATGACCATGACCAAACACAACCCCCGTTTCGCCCCGCCGGAATTATGGGTTCTGGGATCGGTCGGCGACTATTTCGGCGAATTCATGGCCGGCGGCATCGCCGTGGTCTGCGGCGTCGATCCCCAGACGCCGGACAACGTCCTGGGCTACCGGCCACTGGTCGGCATGGTCGGCGGCAGCGTTTATTTCCGCGGGCCGCATGGCGGATACAGCGCCGCCGATGCCGACATCCGCGCCCCTTCCGACGAAGACTGGCGGTGGCTTTGCGAAAACATGGCCGCTTTTCTTTCCAGCATCAATCGCGCCAACCTGCTGGAACGACTTACCGTCCGCGACGAATGGCAGTTGCTTACGGCCCGTGGCCCCGGTGAGAAGAAAACATCAAGCCCGCGATCCATGGCCGATTTCCGGTCCGGCACCTGGGACAGGGAGCTGGGAAAAGGCGGCCTGATCGGCGATCTGACCACCATCGCACGGGACCCCATTCCTTTGATTACCACCGGGGTGATGCGACGGTATGTTCCTGTCTGGGAAAACCGGCGCTTTCGGGCCCCCTGCCAGGCGGCCTGCCCGGCCGGCATTCCGGTCCAGGAACGTTGGCGCATGATCCGCGACGGCCGGATGGATGAGGCCGTTGAACTGGCCCTGGACTACACCCCTTTTCCGGCTTCGGTCTGCGGCTATTTATGCCCCAACCTCTGCATGGACGGCTGCACCCGCACCTCCTCCCTGATGAAACCGGTGGATGTGTCCCTGCTCGGCAGGGCCAGCATCAAGGCGGTGACGCCGGCTCCGGCTCCGAAGACCGGTCGCAGGATCGCCGTGATCGGCGGCGGTCCGGCCGGCATCTCCGTGGCCTGGCAGTTAAACCGCCAGGGGCATGAGGCGGTGATTTACGATACCGAAAAAGTCCTCGGCGGCAAGATGACGGCGGTGATCCCGGAATCCCGAATTCCCGGAGACGTGCTCGCCGCTGAAATCGACCGGGTCCGGCAGGTCATCCCGCAGGTGCATCTTCAGCGGAAACTGACCAAAAAACAGATCGAACAGATTAAAAAGGAATCCGACTACGTGGTGCTGGCCACCGGCGCCTGGAAGCCCCGGTCGATTCCCGTTCCCGGAAAGGAACGACTGATCACGGCCTTAAACTTTCTGGCCGACGCCAGATCCGGAAAACAAAAGCCCGGAAAACGCGTCGTCATTATCGGGGCCGGCAACGTGGGCTGCGACGTGGCCACCGAGGCCCATCGCCTGGGAGCGGAGCAGATTACGCTGATCGACGTGCAGCAGCCGGCCTCCTTCGGCAAGGAGCGGGAGGCGGCCGAGGCTATCGGCGCCCGGTTCCGCTGGCCCTGTTTCACCAAGGAAATCACCGCCGGGGGCGTGGTGCTCGACAGCGGCGAACTGATCCCGGCCGATACCGTGGTCATCTCCATCGGCGACGCGCCGGAAACGGATTTTCTGCCCGCCTCCGTGACCCTGGCAGGCGGTTTTATCCGGGTTGACGACTATTACCGGACTTCCGATGAGAAGATCTTCGCCATCGGCGACATGGTCAAACCCGGCCTGCTGACCGACGCCATCGGCGCCGGCAGGCGGACGGCCGAGACGATCAATGCCCTGCTGGCGGGGAAAACCCCGGCCGCGGTTGACAACCGGCCGACCATTGACAAGCGCCGGGTGCACCTGGCCTATTTTGATCCGCGGCTGTCGTCCTTCACGGACACCGGCCAGTGCGGTTCCCAGTGCGCCTCCTGCGGCGACTGCCGGGACTGCGGCATCTGCGTCGCCGTCTGTCCGCGGGCGGCCATCAGCCGTAAGGAAACGTTGGATGAAACCGGGTATGCCTATGTGGTGGATGAAAACCTGTGCATCGGGTGCGGCTTCTGTGCCGGAGCCTGCCCGTGCGGCGTATGGGGAATGACAGCCAATGAACCGCTTGACATGTAA
- the purF gene encoding amidophosphoribosyltransferase produces MNRLTCNMDKPREACGVFGIHAHPEAGKITYFGLYALQHRGQESAGIAVARNRCITTHNGMGLVSDVFRMDHLEKLNGGSAIGHVRYSTTGSSTLVNTQPLTVHYMNNDYALAHNGNLVNAHILKQELEQDGSIFRSTMDSELALHIFIKNLKFGFEQALLNMVARIKGAYSFVLLTGRGEVVGIKDPNGLRPLCLGMLNGHYVLASESCALDLLQAEFVRELEPGEIVIIDDTGIRSLFGEPPRRRTFCIFEYIYFARPDSTIYGRNVYQTRKAHGRQLAREAPVSADLVMPFPDSGNYAALGYCEESGLPYEIAMIRNHYIGRTFIQPTQNMRDFGVRIKLNPVRELLKGKEIIIIEDSIIRGTTARTRIKALRELGVKKIHMRVSCPPHRFPCYYGIDFSTRGELIAATKTVRELESFIGLDSLHYLSLEGLLESTTAGSPAEKEQFCKACFDGQYPVPIEAGVSKGCLE; encoded by the coding sequence ATGAACCGCTTGACATGTAACATGGACAAACCCCGGGAGGCCTGCGGCGTCTTCGGCATTCACGCCCACCCCGAAGCCGGTAAGATCACCTATTTCGGCCTGTATGCCCTGCAGCACCGGGGCCAGGAGAGTGCCGGCATCGCCGTGGCCCGGAACCGCTGCATCACCACCCACAACGGTATGGGCCTGGTCTCCGACGTCTTCCGCATGGACCACCTGGAAAAGCTTAACGGCGGCAGCGCCATCGGCCATGTCCGCTATTCCACCACCGGCAGCTCCACCCTGGTCAACACCCAGCCCCTGACCGTCCATTACATGAACAACGATTACGCCCTGGCCCACAACGGCAACCTGGTCAACGCCCATATTTTAAAACAGGAACTGGAGCAGGACGGGTCCATCTTCCGCTCCACCATGGACAGCGAACTGGCCCTGCATATTTTCATCAAAAATCTGAAATTCGGCTTTGAACAGGCCCTGCTGAACATGGTCGCCCGCATTAAAGGCGCCTACTCCTTTGTACTGCTGACCGGCCGCGGCGAGGTCGTCGGCATCAAGGATCCCAACGGTCTGCGGCCCCTGTGCCTGGGAATGCTGAACGGCCATTACGTACTGGCCTCGGAATCCTGTGCCCTGGACCTGCTTCAGGCGGAATTTGTCCGCGAACTGGAGCCCGGCGAGATCGTCATCATCGACGATACCGGTATCCGCAGCCTGTTCGGCGAGCCGCCCCGGCGACGGACCTTCTGCATTTTCGAATACATCTATTTCGCCCGGCCGGACAGTACCATTTACGGCCGCAATGTTTATCAGACCCGCAAGGCCCATGGCCGGCAACTGGCCAGGGAAGCGCCGGTATCGGCCGACCTGGTCATGCCCTTTCCGGATTCCGGCAATTACGCCGCCCTGGGCTACTGCGAGGAGTCCGGCCTGCCTTACGAGATCGCCATGATCCGCAATCATTACATCGGCCGGACCTTCATCCAGCCGACCCAGAACATGCGCGACTTCGGCGTGCGGATCAAGCTCAACCCGGTCCGGGAACTGTTAAAGGGAAAAGAAATCATCATCATCGAGGATTCCATCATCCGGGGAACCACCGCCCGCACCCGCATCAAAGCCCTGCGGGAACTGGGCGTCAAAAAAATTCACATGCGCGTCAGTTGCCCGCCGCACCGGTTCCCCTGCTATTACGGCATTGATTTTTCCACCCGGGGCGAGCTCATCGCCGCCACCAAGACGGTCAGGGAACTCGAGTCCTTTATCGGCCTGGACTCCCTGCACTACCTTTCCCTGGAAGGGCTGCTGGAATCGACCACTGCCGGCAGCCCGGCGGAAAAAGAGCAATTCTGCAAGGCCTGTTTTGACGGCCAATACCCGGTGCCTATCGAGGCCGGGGTATCCAAGGGGTGCCTGGAATAG